A genomic window from Parasteatoda tepidariorum isolate YZ-2023 chromosome 10, CAS_Ptep_4.0, whole genome shotgun sequence includes:
- the LOC107441734 gene encoding translation initiation factor eIF2B subunit delta: MSEPQQSQKKNKKKKKANKLNGNQHELKSPEENLKENDAQKSNIALAAALPQKVGVTTTFNDVEVTMMKNETEVTNGTTKKKKKKKKKQQQSAENAGESLPNEEDNQSLLNFKENHIELVNHPEISVTISNSPVVPLKETTSEDKTNSVSDKKEASEAPSSNSMKKKKKKKKKKNSESESAPAPSAPVPANDDSTPTYVKLPADGGNCVLLVSHDSFSSASRQVPDNNASGNSKNNVPMVVLKNPELNKTESNVPFAHAAAQNENSSSVSIFPVYSDSNNEEKKKTDFNVDSSLNKISNMIKNKEENSVSKNGDNAEVNSTVTEDGEENKPTKAQLKAERRAKQEAQRAAKLAKGTEKDIKAQNSEQTKVTTKSNEQPVSKQVVVIKDVSPNKSISKPPVEQEIHRKVQIFSHLPQRKDLLSKKITFNNSKIPPPILELGSHYAKGILFGSNARCVGFLGAVRQVIVDYQTPQTKTLSKDLESKLQNYFDYLNSCRPLSVNIGNAMKFLKHQINHIPEGMDDARAKESLCQSINDYVREEILLAKEAITISASAKIVNNDTILVFAYSSLVKDVLCKAHDQNKKFHVIVVDSRAKLEGLEMLRRLVKHGLQCSYISINAVSYVIKKVNKVIIGAHALLANGFVMSRLGCKILSLVGSTNSVPVLVCCETYKFWERTLTDSIVHNELGNPDDLVTMSLDKKDSLLKWRDLSSLQIYNLLYDVTPSDFISVVITEKGLIPCTSVPVLLRVKHAGLQE; this comes from the coding sequence ATGTCTGAACCTCAACAAAGTCAGAagaagaacaaaaagaaaaagaaagcaaacaaattaaatggAAACCAACATGAATTGAAAAGTCCGGAAGAAAATCTCAAAGAAAATGATGCTCAGAAGTCTAACATAGCCCTTGCTGCAGCATTGCCACAAAAGGTTGGCGTAACGACTACATTCAATGATGTTGAAGTAACCATGATGAAAAATGAAACCGAAGTAACTAATGgtacaactaaaaaaaagaagaagaagaaaaagaaacagcaGCAATCAGCTGAAAATGCTGGTGAATCTTTACCTAATGAAGAAGATAACCAAagtttattgaatttcaaagaaaatcacATAGAGCTCGTAAACCATCCTGAAATAAGTGTTACAATTTCTAATTCCCCTGTCGTCCCTTTGAAGGAAACTACATCTGAAGATAAGACTAATTCTGTTAGTGATAAAAAAGAAGCATCTGAAGCTCCAAGTTCGAATTctatgaaaaagaagaagaagaaaaaaaagaaaaagaactctGAAAGTGAATCCGCCCCAGCTCCTTCTGCTCCAGTTCCAGCAAATGATGACTCAACTCCTACTTATGTGAAATTGCCTGCCGACGGTGGTAATTGTGTGCTTTTAGTTAGCCACGACAGCTTTTCAAGTGCAAGTAGACAAGTGCCCGATAATAATGCATCtggaaattctaaaaataatgtgCCAATGGTTGTATTGAAAAATCCTGAACTTAACAAAACTGAAAGTAACGTACCATTCGCTCACGCAGCTGCTCAAAATGAAAACAGCTCTTCAGTCAGTATATTTCCTGTGTACTCTGAttcaaacaatgaagaaaagaaaaaaactgatttcaatGTTGATTCGAGccttaataaaataagcaacaTGATTAAGAACAAGGAAGAAAACTCAGTATCTAAAAATGGTGATAATGCTGAGGTTAACAGCACTGTGACTGAAGATGGAGAAGAAAATAAGCCCACAAAAGCACAGTTAAAAGCAGAAAGGCGTGCCAAACAAGAAGCACAAAGAGCTGCTAAATTAGCAAAAGGTACTGAAAAAGACATTAAAGCACAAAATTCTGAACAAACTAAAGTGACAACGAAATCCAATGAACAACCTGTATCTAAACAAGTCGTTGTTATCAAAGATGTCTCTCCcaataaaagtatttctaaaCCACCTGTTGAGCAAGAAATACACAGAAAAGTACagattttttctcatttgcCTCAGCGTAAAGATTTACTGTCAAAAaagataacatttaataattcaaaaataccCCCACCCATATTAGAATTGGGTTCTCACTATGCTAAAGGCATATTGTTTGGTTCAAATGCACGATGTGTTGGCTTTTTAGGTGCTGTTAGGCAAGTTATAGTGGACTATCAAACACCTCAAACTAAAACTCTTTCTAAAGATTTGGAAtctaaacttcaaaactactttGACTATCTTAATAGTTGTCGACCTCTGTCAGTTAATATAGGAAATGCCATGAAGTTTTTAAAGCACCAAATTAACCATATACCAGAAGGAATGGATGATGCAAGAGCCAAGGAAAGCCTTTGCCAGTCTATTAATGATTATGTAAGGGAAGAAATTCTGCTAGCTAAAGAAGCAATTACTATTTCAGCATCGGCAAAAATCGTCAACAACGACACCATCTTAGTCTTTGCCTACTCTTCACTCGTAAAAGATGTGCTTTGTAAAGCCCATgaccaaaataaaaagtttcatgtCATTGTTGTTGACTCCAGAGCCAAGTTGGAAGGTTTGGAAATGCTTCGCCGGCTCGTCAAGCATGGGTTGCAGTGCTCGTACATATCTATCAATGCTGTTTCTTACGTTATTAAAAAGGTTAATAAAGTCATAATAGGAGCCCATGCTTTATTAGCCAATGGATTTGTTATGTCACGCTTAGGGTGTAAAATATTGTCACTAGTTGGTTCTACAAATAGCGTTCCTGTTCTAGTATGTTGTGAAACTTACAAATTTTGGGAAAGAACACTTACAGATTCTATTGTGCACAATGAGCTCGGAAATCCCGATGATCTGGTAACGATGAGCCTCGATAAAAAAGATAGCCTTCTAAAGTGGCGCGACTTGTCTTCTCTGCAAATATATAACCTTTTGTATGATGTAACACCATCAGATTTCATTTCTGTAGTCATAACAGAAAAAGGTTTAATACCATGTACTTCCGTTCCTGTACTTTTAAGAGTTAAACATGCTGGTTTGCAAGAATAG